In Heyndrickxia vini, the sequence TAACGGTAAATGTGATGACTTTATCCTTTAGCTTTCACCTTTTTCACCAACCAAACAAGGATCAAAAGGAATGGAATGTAGAAAAAGTTAATTAAAAATCCTGTGTGCCCAAATACATTATTTAACATATCGATTTGTTGGCGGGTTTTAAAGAATGGGACGATGATTAATGGAATGGCACAAAGAATAACGACTCCTTTTTTTTGTGAAAAATTAAAAGTTTGTTTTAATAACCTGCTACCACACCATAAGGCAAGCGCTGTATTCGGTAATATAATTAAACACCAATTGGCAATGCCAACATATTCAAAACGCTCGACTACAGGTAAGTGAACGATTTTCCAAGTGGTTAATGTTGGCCAGACATATCTTTGTAGCATTTCTTCACTAAAGTAGCCGAATGTCAAAACAGCTGTATATAAGAACATTAATAAAGAGACCAAAAGGGCAAGATAGGCCCATTTTTTTGATTGATTTGTGTTTTTTACAAAAGGGCTATAGATAAGAAAGGCCTCATACCCCATATAAGTGAGTGACATTTGCTGTGAGGCTAGAATAATATCTTTCATGGAATGATCCAATATTGGTAATAGGTTGTGAAAATCAGCATATTGAACTGTAAAACTAAACAAAATGAGTAAGTAAGAGGGAAGGATTACACTAAAAAACATCATACCGACCACTGTTCTAAAACCACCAAAAACGATATACATACAAAGCAGTAAATAGATAAGTGTAAATATAAATACGTTTATATCCTTAAATACCCATACTTGAATAATTTCTGTATATGTGCGAAGAATGGTTGTGATGTAGAGCAAAAAGTAAAAAATAAAAAAAAGGTTAAATACTTTCCCAAGTAATTTTCCAAAAACAAATTGATGTGTTTCAGAAAGGTCCGGTTTTCCAAGTTCTAAAATTTTATAGATCATCCACATAATCATCATTGTTGTGAATCCAGCAAAAATAACCGAGATCCAAGCATCATAACCAGCAAATTTGGCAATTGTCCGCTGAAATCCCAACATACCGATACCGAACTGCATTCCATGAATGGTGAAAAAAGTGAGTGACGGTGAAATTTTTCGGTTTTCAGGAACTGTCTGCATAGTAAAACCTCCGACAATATGTGCCAAATTAGATAACTTTCTTTCGTTACTATCTGCCGCAGGTTCCTTAACAGTAACCATCGCTGCATTCACGAGTACTTCTTATATCCAATCAATCATCGAGTTTCAAGTTTGCTCACACCTTTTCATCCTTATACAAATTAGAGCCCAACCTCATAAAAATAAACAAAAATACCACCCTTTTTATTCCACTAAGTCATAATATCCCCATTTAAGGATGAAATATAATTGCTCCCCCAAAAAACTTCAAAAGTACCTGGCACCAAATTGGTAGTCCGCAAAAAGTATGCATACGACCAATAAGGTGCCTGACACCGAATTGGTTAGGTGCAAAAAGGTAGCGTACATCAAATAAGGTGCCTGACACCGAATTGGTTGTATGCAAAAAAGTAGCGCAAAACAAATAAGGTGCCTGACACTGAATTGGTTGTATGCAAAAAAGTAGCGCATAACAAATAAGGTACCTGACACCGAATTGGTTGTATGCAAAAAAGTAGCGTTCATCAAATAAGGTGCCTGACACCAGCTTGTCTTTATGCAAAAGAATTGAGCTTGTCAAAGGGGGTGCCTGACACCAAATTTGGTTCTTTTCGTGTTGGTGGGTTAATAAGATTTATATAGGGATAGTTTGTGGAGGGGGTGATGGGATGCGTTATTATTATGGGAATTCGATGCCGCTTAGGGTGTTGGATGAGTGTGAGTTTTGGAAGGAGCAGGAGGAGGAGCATACGATTGTCATTCGGGAGCTGGTGAAGGATTTAGAGGATGAATATGTGGATGCTTTGTTGGCGTGGGAGCAGGCATTTGCCAAGACGCATAGCCGGGTTGTTGCGTTTATTGAAACGACCATCCGTATGACGGGGACCTTTACGTATGAGTTATACCGTGAACTGACGACGCTCGTTTCTTTTTGCTTGGAACAAAGTAACCAATTTATTGCCTTTTGTAATCAACTCATTGAAGAAAGTGCACCAATCAAAAATAATCCAACAGCAAAAGTTGTAATGAAACATATAATAGATGAATCTGAATATTTCGTTGGCATTGCGCAAGCCGTCCTTTATAGTAAATCGATATAAATAGCAACCAAAACACGCTTGGAGCATCTTAGGAAGCTTGATCCAAGCGTGCTTATCTTTTTAGCGAATGTATCATTCCGCAAAATCCTCTAACGTAAAACGCACTTAATTGAGTATAAAAGTATTTATTAACGCGAATACAACAATCGCTAATACGAAGTACCCTCCGCTAACCCTTCTGTTTTTCCCCCGAACAACGTAACCTACAATGCTTTCAACGATTCGAATAATAATTAAGAGCAAAATAAGTAATGAAATCATCCAATACCAATGGCTTGCACCTAATTTAAGGAGGGGTGTAATTAGGCTTATTACAAGCAATCCGATAAATAAAGTAATCAGTTCAATCAAATCCTGTTTTCTACGTGTGAATAACCATTGAAATACTTTTCTGACCATAATGCTCCCCTATAGTAACGTTTGAATTTTCAAAACCTCTATACTTATTTTACCATATAATCCGCCAGCCAGCTTGTCTATTTAAAAATGAGTAAAAAAATTACTAGAACACCGAATAGTAAACAGAAAGTTGGAAAACGTAAAAAAAAAGGAGCTAACATATGGTCGGACTTGTACTAGCAATCATCATCTTTAATTCAATTGCGTTTATTTTTACGAAAAAAAGCCAAACAACCAATCAAATCATCCATATTATTGTATTTACGATTGCTTTGCAATCACTCTTTGACCTTTTTATTGAATTCAAATACCAAGGCTATTGGTATTTTTCAAAAAAAGTTGACTATTCGGGACTTGTTGCACATCTATTTGTAGTTCCGCCTGTCAATATTATGTTCCTTAAATGGTATCCCTTTCAATCACACATAAAAAAGCGAATTTTGTATATCGTCATATGGGAAGTAATCACTTTAAGCTATGAACTCATTACATTACTTCCGGAACCGTGGGGCTATTTTCATTATGGTTGGTGGAATTTAGGACATACAATCATTCTCAACCCAATCCTTTTCATTATTTTAGTCAAATATTATAAATGGATTGTACGCAAGGAAAAAGAAGCTGTAAGACAATATGAAAGAGGTCTTCAATGAAAAAAAATAGAATCCCTTATCTAGTACTCATCATCGTTCATCTTGCATTGTTTGTTGTGACGCTTATTAAAAAGAAGGACAAAAAGCCACTTCTGCTATATTTCGCAAGTATTGGAATGGCATATGTATTTGAGTATGTTGTTTTAAATATTTTTCGAGGGTATCGCTATTATCCGAAAATACTGAAACGAAAACGTCTAGACTCCGTCTTTGGAGCCATCGTATCCCAAGCATTAACCGTTCCGGTTTCGGCCATTTTCATTACATGCTTTCAATTGGGATGGGGATGGAAGATTATTTTTGCTTTACTATACACAGGGATTGAACAGCTATTTATCCATTTGAAGGTTTTTAAAAATAGATGGTGGAAAACAATGTATACACTGGTGTGTTTACCATTCTATTTTTGGATTGTTTCGAAATGGTCAGTTTACCTCGATCAAAAGCCACGAAAGTGGATTGGATATCTCACATTATTTTTCACTTTCTGGGTCAATTACTTAAATACTAATTTTGTGTTGGTCGCCATTTTTAAACGGTTCATTTTTAAAAAAGGATGGTCTATACACAAATATTATGTAAATTTTATCATCGCTCCAATTTATGGATTCATTCAATCAATCATTGGTCTCATTGTTACTTTAAAAGGAAAAAAAATTATCGGTCTTGGTTTTCTGCATTTAGTGGACCAGTTATGTTATCGTTTTAAATTAATAAAAATGAAAAAATGGTCCGTATACGGCTTTCTTCCAATTCATATCGTTATGTTACAAATAGGCGATATGTTTAAACAACAAATACCTCATTTGATGTCCAAAAGAGAGGGGGAAGAGGGATCAAGATGAAAAGAAATACGAAATACTATCTGTTATTAACGATTCCACACATTGCATTACTTATTTATAATTTAATAAAAAATAAAGAAAAAAAGCCAATTGTACTCTATTTTACCAGTGTCGGGTTTGCCTATCTGTTTGAAATCGTAATTTTAAACTATTTTAAAAGCTATCGTTATTATCCAAAAGTATTTAAAAACAATTGGGTGGACACTATTTTTGGAGCAATTACTTCGCAAGCCTTTCTTGTGCCGATGACAGCCACGACTATGGCCTCATTTCGTTTAGGGTGGAAGTGGAGATGGGGGGCTACTTTCTTATATACCATTATTGAGCGGCTTTTTATTCGTGAACACTTATTTAAAAATAACTGGTGGCGGACAGCGTATACGACAGGCTCCCTTCCTTTCTTTTTTTGGCTAATGGAAAAATGGTCTAAGATGCGTGAAGGCAGATTTCAAAAATGGGTGGGGCATACGAACATTTTCTTTTTTGTGTGGGTGAATTATACGAATCTGTATTTTCTTCTCGTTACTGTATTTAAAAAATTTCTGTTTGGCAGAAATAAGATTTGGAAAAAGTATGTTATGCATTTTTACTTGTATCCACCATTTTCAATCATTCAATCTTTTGTCATTTATATCTCCATTGTAAAGGGTAAGTTTGTTATGGGAGTAGTGGGCGCACATATCTTGGATCAGCTGCTGTATCGCTTAAAATGGATTCAAACAAGATCATGGTCCGTTTACTGCTTCCTTCCAATTCATATTGGGATGTACTGGCTTGGAAAACTCTTTAAAAAATACATGATTTCAGGCACGAATGGATCCTGAAACCATGTTACTCGTCACCATCGGACGTTGAGATTTCGGCACAAATAAGTCCGAAATAGGTCGGTACTTCATAGGAGTATAGATGAATCTTCCTGGATTCTTTTGGAATTGCCCCGGCTAAAATCAATGTTTGCCATATGCCATCGGGTTTAGCCGCTTCGATATATTCCGCGTCGAACTCTGCCATTTTCTCCAACTCATTGGACCGAATGAAACCAACTACCTCTTCGTCCAGCATTTCAGCAGCGGGATCAAAGCCATATGGTCCCTTTTCATCATGGGCATGTGCCCAATCACAGCTTGCAATTAAGGCTACACGCTTTCCACTGTTGTGGACTACTTGGCTAATCACTTCACCGAGTTTCATATGCATGTCGAACGAAAGCTCACGTGATGGATTGATGACAACGATAGGAACATCCGGCATAAATGATAGCGGAACGATGGAACCCCAATCGAGTGGAAGACAGGATATCGGACCCGCTGCCGTCCCGAAATTAATCGAGGCGATCGGAATACTTTGTTCTGCCGCCACTTCAGTAATGGAAACGGCCAAATTTCGATCAACATACCGTTCGAGCTCATAATAGCCATCATTTTCTTCAACAAATCCATACATTCTTTCACTATTTGTAACAGAGAAATACCCATCAATTCGTGTTCCGTGTGGAGTTAACACAATAATCGTTTCCGGCTTTGCATCTTGCATTTTTTTACCAAGCCTTACCATACTGTTTCGTGTCAATTTCATTCGATCCGGCAATGCTCCACATAATTCAGGGATTATTTCTCCACCGTGGGGGGCAATGCAGGCAAACACAAATGGATTCATCATCATCACTCTTTCACGAATATATTTACCATCTATATTCGTCAAAGAATTGCAAAACCCTCTAATATAAGTCAGAAAGTTGAGAAATTAATAGTACTAAATTTTTTCACATTCAAAGTTATCGTTTCAGGCACTCATTTCAGATAATTTCCCATCTTCAATATAAACGATGCGATCGCACAGATCCAACATGCGTTTATCATGGGTTACCATGACAGCTGCTTTTTGACTGCGTTTTACCTCATCTGCGAGCATTTCGACAACGGCACGGCCACGTTCGGAATCAAGACTTGCAGTTGGTTCATCTGCTAAAATAATCTCAGGATTATTCATCCAAGCACGAGCAATGGCAACACGTTGACGTTCACCACCAGACAAATTTTCTGGATAGTTATTCTTTCGGTGACTCAATCCAAGGCGTTCTAGTAGCTCATCTGCTTTTCTTTCCGCCTCTTTCTTTTTCTTTCCTGTTAATTCAGCAATTAATAATAATTGATCACGCACCGTTAAATAAGGAATCAAATTCGATGATTGGAACATAAAGCCGATTTTTTCTAGTCGAATCCGATTTAAGTGTTTCGGAGATAATTGACCGAGATCTTTCCCGCCAATCAGAATCCGACCGCTCGTAGGAGTCAGCAGTGCACCTGCAATGGATAGAAAGGTGCTTTTACCTGACCCGGAAGGACCGACAACGGCGACAAATTCTCCCGCTTTCACCTGTAAGGAAACTTGGTCGAGCACTTTTACTTGTGTATCGCCATCACCGAACATCTTGCTAATGTTTTCAAGAACTAGTTTGTTTTTTTCCATTATGCAGCCCTCCCAATGGCTTCAAGTGCATCAATTTTTGCAACTTGATAGAGTGATAGTAATGATCCAATAACGGATACGGCTAAAAATAATCCAGAACAAGTGGCGACTAATTGTGGACTCAAGTCAAAAGGCATGCTGCTTGGTAACACCAAGGAAATGCCATATGATAACCCAATACTAATAACAAGACTTACGATAGAAAGGGCTAATACTTGGGACATAATATTGCGGGCCAAATAGCTCGATTTCGCACCAATTGCTTTCAAAACACCAAATTGATTCATTTTTTGAATCGTGATGACGTAAAAGAACACAGCCAATACAAAGGCGGCAATGACAAACAAAAAGGCGATCATCATCATTAAGGAGCCTTGTTCCTCTTGGTAGCCTGGAATACCTTTTAATGCTTCGGTTTTACTTATGACATTTACCCCGGATAGCTCTTTTTTTGCAATCGGATCAGGTGATTGTAAGGCAATCGCATTTAATGGTTTATTCGTTGCTTCCCATTCTTTTAGATTCATATAAATGACAGGGGAGTGGCTGAACGATTGGCCACTTGTAAAACCACTAATTTTATATGTCTTACCTGTGATTTGATCTTCTATGTGATCCCCTAATGTTAACCCATTTTCTTTTAATGACTGATCGGCAATGATTGCATTGGAAGTGGAAGAATCAATCATTTTTCCTTCAACAATAGGCGGTGCGAGCATTCCTTTTACATCGATGGCAAACATCGTGACATCGATTTTCGTTGAGGAACCGTTTTTTGTAATGTTGGTCATTTGAATGCCGAATGGCGTTGATGGGTGATCTTTCGTCAATTTCTCTATATTATTCACCTGTTCTTCGGAAAGAACAGAACGATTTAATCGATTTTGCGAGTCCTTCTGAAGAACGAAATAATCAGCGTTCATCTTTTGAATCGAGGAAGCATTGTCGGATGAAAGTCCCTTTGCTAAACCTGAAACAAAGAGGACGAGCAACGAAATCAACACCATAATAAATCCAATTAATAAATAGCGCATTTTCGCATATTTCAATTCCCTTAACGCAAGAAACATCTTCTATTCATCTCCATTCCTTTAACTTACGTTAAGTATAGGAAGGGAATATGAACGGAAGATGAACAAGGGATTACACATTTGGTAATGTGATTATAAACGTCGTTCCTCTGCCTAATTGGCTATCAACTTGAATCTTTCCACCATGAAGCTCGATAATCTTTTGGGTAATCGCAAGTCCTAGACCACTGCTGCCTTCTTTGCGATTCCTTGCCTTATCGACTTTGTAAAAACGTTGAAAAATCCGGGATAAATCCTCTTCAGCGATGCCGATTCCGGTATCTTGTATTTTGACGATGCATGTTTCAGCATTTGCGTGAACCTCAAGTGAAATGGCTCCGCCTGGTTCTGTGTATTTTATGCTGTTCGTAATCAAATTTGTCCAAACTTGGTGAAGGAGTTTTTTGTCCGCTTCGATATAAGTGGAGGGAAGCTCCATATCAATCGCGATGTCTTTATCACGCCAACTCCATTCGGTCATAAATAGTACCTGTTTCACTTGATCAGCTACATCAAACCGCTCTTTTTCTAAAATTCCTTCCTCTTTATCTAAGGAGGCGAGTGTCAGTAATTGTTTGCTGAGCTGTGACATGCGTCTGCTTTCGTCCTCAATAATCGATAAATATTTTTCCTGTTGTTCGTCGGATAGCTTTTTAGAACGCAATGTTTGTGAAAATCCTTGAATCGATGCAAGCGGTGATTGTATTTCGTGTGATACGTTCGAAACGAATTCCTGTCGCATTTCTTCAAGCTGTTTTAAGCTTTTCGTCATCTCGGAAAAATGACTGGCTAACTGACCGATTTCATCCTTTCGTTTGACGTTTAATTGAATATTGTAATTTCCTTTTGTCAGTTTTTTCGTTGCATCTGTTAGTTTTACAATCGGTTTGACGATATAGCGGGTACTAATAATAACGAACACAATGCTTAATAAAATGGTAAAAACGAGGAGGACAGCAAAAAAGATGCGCATCTCTCCAAATTGAGCTTCAAGATTGGGCCTCATGAAAAGGGCGTGTGGCGTTCCTTTAATCGTAATCGGAACACCAATTGTATTTTTAACCGAGTTATCAAAGAAACCAGTCACAAATAATCGGGAGGGGAATTCCTTAATTCCATGATAGACATTTCCTTGTAGAACGTTTTGAATGACCGTTGGACTCAGTTTTTTTTCACGAAAATCTCCCCCGTAAAATTTCCCTTTCCCATTCGTATCAACAATATATAATTGATACCCAAGCCTTCCGACGTAATCAAGATAGGTATCCGAATCGGAGGAGGAATGTTTTTCAAAAAAGACGAGAACATCCTCTACCATATTCGTGACCTTTTGATCATTATGTGATTTTAAAAAATAATGGTAATACAAATTGGATATAAAAAAGGACAGCAAGGCACTAAATAGCATGACAAAGATTGTTGTCCAAACGATTCGTACATAAAGCGTCTTCACTTTTTCGTTACCTCCAGCTTATAGCCGACACCACGGACAGTACTAATGTGGAAATCATCAGTCCGTTTCGTAAAACGCTCCCGTAATCGTTTAATATGGACGTCCACCGTACGATCATCACCGTTAAAATCCGGACCCCAAATGAGTTGAATTAATTCTTCCCGGCTAAAAATCCGATCCGGATAACTGGCCAACTGTGCGAGCAGTTCAAATTCTTTCATCGGTAGCATGAGGAGTTTTCCGTTGCAATGAACTTCATAGCTTTTTCGATCAATAATGGTATCATTCAATGTCAGCTTTTCAGAATTGACCATTTGATAACGACGGAACAATGCTTTCATACGAAAAAGCAATTCCTGCGGCTCAAACGGCTTCGTTAAATAATCGTCTGTCCCGACAGAAAATCCTTTTTCTTTATCTGCGAGTTGATCTTTCGCAGTTAATAAAATTACAGGAAAGTCGTAGTACTTTCGAATTTCCTCACAAAGCTGCAGTCCATCCATGTTCGGCATCATGACATCAACAATGGCTAGATGGATTTGTTGTTTTGTAAGAAGTTCTGATGCCTCTTTGCCATCAGCAGCCTCGAATACGAGATAGCCATTTGCTTGCAGCGTATGTCTCAAAAGTTCTCGAATATGCGGGTCGTCGTCAGCAATTAATATATGTAGCATGAAATTTCACCTTCTATTTGCTAAATTCGTATCTTTATTGTGGCTTAATCGACCTGGAAATTCAAATAGAAAAGGCCCGCCCCTTTAGGGCAGACCTTTATGAGTCAAACTCGTTAACTAACTTCCTTTTTATCTCCCTTTTTCGCTTCCACCCAGTAGTCTGCATTTTTAATGCCAAGTGCTTCTGGGTCAAAAACAGGGTCGATTCCCGCTTTTTTCTGTCGCTCGTAATCTTTTAAGGCAACGAGGGCTGGTTTCATGAGAATCACGACGGCGATAATATTTAACCATACCATGATACCAAGTCCTGTATCACCGAAGGCCCACGCTACTTTGGAAGTTTTAACACATCCGTAGAAAACAGCGGCAATACTAACAACTTTGATTAGTAGAATTGCCCAACGATTATTTTTTCCACGTGTTAAATAAGCGACATTTGTTTCAGACATGTAGTAATAAGCCATGATTGTTGTGAAGGCGAAGAAGAATAAGGATATTGCGACGAATCCAGCTCCGAAACCAGGAAATACATGTTCAACCGCTGCCTGTGTATACTGTGGACCAGGTTCGTCAGTTCCCATGTTTTTAAATAAATATTCCCCAGCAGGAGTTTTTGTACTATACATTTTAGTGAAAAGAATCATAAATGCAGTGGCTGTACAAACGAACCATGTATCAATATAAACAGAGAATGCCTGCACTAAACCTTGTTTAGCAGGGTGTGATACTTCAGCGGCACCGGCTGCATGTGCACCAGTCCCTTGACCAGCTTCATTGGAGTAGATTCCGCGTTTTACCCCCCAAGCGATAGCGGAACCAACTAAGCCACCAAACGTTGCTTCTGCACCGAAGGCACTTTTAAAAATAAGAGCAAATACTGCAGGGACTTGATCGATATTTATAAAGACGATAATTAATGCAACAATAATGTAACCAAGTGCCATGAAAGGTACAACGAATTGGGCAACACCGGCAATTCTTTTTACCCCACCAAAAATAATAATTCCTAGTAAAACAGCAATGATTGCGGCCGTAAGCATTTTGTGCATTCCGAAGGCATTATCTAAACCTTCAGCAATCGCATTTGCCTGCACACCAGGCATAAGGAAAGTAAGGGAAATAATTGTGGCAATGGCAAAGACAATACCATACCATCTCATTCCAGTCCCTTTTTCAATGTAGTACGCAGGTCCCCCGCGGTACTCTCCGTCTTGCTTCACTTTGTAAATCTGTGCCAAAGTCGATTCAACATAAGCAGTTGCTGCACCAACGAAGGCGATGAGCCACATCCAGAAAACTGCTCCAGGTCCCCCTAAACCAATAGCAGTTGCAACCCCGGCAATATTTCCTGTTCCCACACGTCCTGATAAAGCGACTGATAATGCTTGGAACGAAGAAATCCCTGCGTCAGAGCTCTTTCCTTTAAACATTTGTGCAATCATGTCCTTAACGAGCCGTACTTGTAAAAAGCGAGTCGAAAGTGAGAAAAACAACCCGACTAAGATACAAATAATGATGAGCGGTGGACTCCATAGGACATCATTTAACCAACCGACAAACTTATCCATCCTTTACCCCCTGAAAGATTTGTAGGTGAAAAATTTCTCCCCTCGCCTAAATTATAGAATATTTCAAAAAATAGAACAATCCTAAAATTTAAATAATTTGTCACAAACGAAAAAGGTTTCGAGGAATAAAAACGGGAGATTCTTGGTGGGTAATCCGATTTTATTCTACTTTTTTACTGCCATTTCAAGTTTCATAGCCAGTCGAAGCGGCAAGACCGGTTTGGAAATTTGATTCAGATTTCCTACAAATTATAAATCCTTTTGCGGGTAGTAAAAGGCAAATGAGCCAGTTGAACCGGTATAGAAGGTCCCATGGAACAGGAAAGCGTGAGGCTATGGGTTCGGAAAGAAGAGAGGAGGTCCGATGGATCAAGAACGTGTGAAGTCATGGGTCCGGAAAGAAGAGAGGAGGTTCGATGGAACAGGAAAGCGTGAGGCTATGGGTCCGAAAAGAAGAGAGGAGGTGCGATGGAACAGGAAAGCGTGAGGCTATGGGTCCGGAAAGAAGAGAGGAGGTCCGATGGATTGGGAACACGTGAGGCTATGGGTCCGGAAAGAAGAGAGGAGGTCTGATGGATCAAGAACGTGTGAGGTCATGGGTCCGGAAAGAAGAGAGGAGGTCCGATAGATCAGGAACGTGTGAGGCTATGGGTCCGGAAAGAGGAGAGGAGGTCCGATAGATCAAGAATGCGTGAGGCTATGGGTCCGGAAAGAAGAAAGGAGGTGCGATGGAACAGGAAAGCGTGAGGCTATGGGTCCGGAAAGAAGAGAGGAGGTCCGATGGATAGGGAACGCGTGAGGCTATGGGTCCGGAAAGAAGAGAGGAGGTCCGATGGAACAGGAAAGCGTGAGGTCATGGGTCCGGAAAGAAGAGAGGAGGTCCGATGGATCAAGAAAGCGTGAGGCTATGAGTCCGGAAAGAAGAGAGGAGGTCCGATGGATCAAGAAAGCGTGAGGCCATGGGTCCGGAAAGAAGAGAGGAGGTCCGATGGAACAAGAACGCGTGAGGCTATGAGTCCGGAAAGAAGAGAGGAGGTTCGATGGATCAAGAACGTGTGAGGCTATGGGTCCTGAAAAAAGAGATCGTGTTCCTTTATCTCAGTCAAAGTCTTTCCAGTTTTTACGTCGATGAGCAAGGCCTTGGCTTTGTATTGAATAGTTGAAAAGTCATCCATTTAGAAATTATGCGGGTTTTTTACTTTGATGGAAGAGATTTCGCCGCAATTTTTGCAAAAGGTAAAAATAAGTGGAGAGCTTTTACCCAATATTTTATCTACTTCGGTTAAACTGGAATATCCATTCCCTAATTTACCTTGTACGAACTCTGTTTTTCCGCATGTTTTGCATGGTTGTTGGTTTTCCATTTTCCTCACCTCTTTGTTTATTTCCCTTTTATACGTTCCATTTTGAGAGAAGGTTTCATTCGTTTTTTGGGGCATGCTAACAATAAAAATTGCGAAGGGATGTTGATGCTTGTGAAAGCAGTGACGTAT encodes:
- a CDS encoding GerAB/ArcD/ProY family transporter is translated as MNAAMVTVKEPAADSNERKLSNLAHIVGGFTMQTVPENRKISPSLTFFTIHGMQFGIGMLGFQRTIAKFAGYDAWISVIFAGFTTMMIMWMIYKILELGKPDLSETHQFVFGKLLGKVFNLFFIFYFLLYITTILRTYTEIIQVWVFKDINVFIFTLIYLLLCMYIVFGGFRTVVGMMFFSVILPSYLLILFSFTVQYADFHNLLPILDHSMKDIILASQQMSLTYMGYEAFLIYSPFVKNTNQSKKWAYLALLVSLLMFLYTAVLTFGYFSEEMLQRYVWPTLTTWKIVHLPVVERFEYVGIANWCLIILPNTALALWCGSRLLKQTFNFSQKKGVVILCAIPLIIVPFFKTRQQIDMLNNVFGHTGFLINFFYIPFLLILVWLVKKVKAKG
- a CDS encoding DUF2935 domain-containing protein, whose translation is MRYYYGNSMPLRVLDECEFWKEQEEEHTIVIRELVKDLEDEYVDALLAWEQAFAKTHSRVVAFIETTIRMTGTFTYELYRELTTLVSFCLEQSNQFIAFCNQLIEESAPIKNNPTAKVVMKHIIDESEYFVGIAQAVLYSKSI
- a CDS encoding extradiol ring-cleavage dioxygenase, which produces MTNIDGKYIRERVMMMNPFVFACIAPHGGEIIPELCGALPDRMKLTRNSMVRLGKKMQDAKPETIIVLTPHGTRIDGYFSVTNSERMYGFVEENDGYYELERYVDRNLAVSITEVAAEQSIPIASINFGTAAGPISCLPLDWGSIVPLSFMPDVPIVVINPSRELSFDMHMKLGEVISQVVHNSGKRVALIASCDWAHAHDEKGPYGFDPAAEMLDEEVVGFIRSNELEKMAEFDAEYIEAAKPDGIWQTLILAGAIPKESRKIHLYSYEVPTYFGLICAEISTSDGDE
- a CDS encoding ABC transporter ATP-binding protein; translation: MEKNKLVLENISKMFGDGDTQVKVLDQVSLQVKAGEFVAVVGPSGSGKSTFLSIAGALLTPTSGRILIGGKDLGQLSPKHLNRIRLEKIGFMFQSSNLIPYLTVRDQLLLIAELTGKKKKEAERKADELLERLGLSHRKNNYPENLSGGERQRVAIARAWMNNPEIILADEPTASLDSERGRAVVEMLADEVKRSQKAAVMVTHDKRMLDLCDRIVYIEDGKLSEMSA
- a CDS encoding ABC transporter permease, with amino-acid sequence MFLALRELKYAKMRYLLIGFIMVLISLLVLFVSGLAKGLSSDNASSIQKMNADYFVLQKDSQNRLNRSVLSEEQVNNIEKLTKDHPSTPFGIQMTNITKNGSSTKIDVTMFAIDVKGMLAPPIVEGKMIDSSTSNAIIADQSLKENGLTLGDHIEDQITGKTYKISGFTSGQSFSHSPVIYMNLKEWEATNKPLNAIALQSPDPIAKKELSGVNVISKTEALKGIPGYQEEQGSLMMMIAFLFVIAAFVLAVFFYVITIQKMNQFGVLKAIGAKSSYLARNIMSQVLALSIVSLVISIGLSYGISLVLPSSMPFDLSPQLVATCSGLFLAVSVIGSLLSLYQVAKIDALEAIGRAA
- a CDS encoding sensor histidine kinase, producing the protein MKTLYVRIVWTTIFVMLFSALLSFFISNLYYHYFLKSHNDQKVTNMVEDVLVFFEKHSSSDSDTYLDYVGRLGYQLYIVDTNGKGKFYGGDFREKKLSPTVIQNVLQGNVYHGIKEFPSRLFVTGFFDNSVKNTIGVPITIKGTPHALFMRPNLEAQFGEMRIFFAVLLVFTILLSIVFVIISTRYIVKPIVKLTDATKKLTKGNYNIQLNVKRKDEIGQLASHFSEMTKSLKQLEEMRQEFVSNVSHEIQSPLASIQGFSQTLRSKKLSDEQQEKYLSIIEDESRRMSQLSKQLLTLASLDKEEGILEKERFDVADQVKQVLFMTEWSWRDKDIAIDMELPSTYIEADKKLLHQVWTNLITNSIKYTEPGGAISLEVHANAETCIVKIQDTGIGIAEEDLSRIFQRFYKVDKARNRKEGSSGLGLAITQKIIELHGGKIQVDSQLGRGTTFIITLPNV
- a CDS encoding response regulator transcription factor; this encodes MLHILIADDDPHIRELLRHTLQANGYLVFEAADGKEASELLTKQQIHLAIVDVMMPNMDGLQLCEEIRKYYDFPVILLTAKDQLADKEKGFSVGTDDYLTKPFEPQELLFRMKALFRRYQMVNSEKLTLNDTIIDRKSYEVHCNGKLLMLPMKEFELLAQLASYPDRIFSREELIQLIWGPDFNGDDRTVDVHIKRLRERFTKRTDDFHISTVRGVGYKLEVTKK
- a CDS encoding alanine/glycine:cation symporter family protein; its protein translation is MDKFVGWLNDVLWSPPLIIICILVGLFFSLSTRFLQVRLVKDMIAQMFKGKSSDAGISSFQALSVALSGRVGTGNIAGVATAIGLGGPGAVFWMWLIAFVGAATAYVESTLAQIYKVKQDGEYRGGPAYYIEKGTGMRWYGIVFAIATIISLTFLMPGVQANAIAEGLDNAFGMHKMLTAAIIAVLLGIIIFGGVKRIAGVAQFVVPFMALGYIIVALIIVFINIDQVPAVFALIFKSAFGAEATFGGLVGSAIAWGVKRGIYSNEAGQGTGAHAAGAAEVSHPAKQGLVQAFSVYIDTWFVCTATAFMILFTKMYSTKTPAGEYLFKNMGTDEPGPQYTQAAVEHVFPGFGAGFVAISLFFFAFTTIMAYYYMSETNVAYLTRGKNNRWAILLIKVVSIAAVFYGCVKTSKVAWAFGDTGLGIMVWLNIIAVVILMKPALVALKDYERQKKAGIDPVFDPEALGIKNADYWVEAKKGDKKEVS